Proteins encoded in a region of the Deltaproteobacteria bacterium genome:
- a CDS encoding glutaredoxin family protein — MRRGAAGAPRPLSRTAAPIAAGLLALALMARPAGAGDDPLKPLQAALEAKNAEEVLLRSLDLDPLPATAADPLAAAARLANEGGDALLGMQLCQRALKVAPRHRESLLACIASARSLDQFDPALEWMRQLREAHPGDSEGQLWELRLLAAEGEWEACAEAGRAFARSDAPAAPKAEAKTLTGRCELRLEENAAARTEVATLMAALAKARAEAPRSTPVAAGAGERRPAAGGEGVIVYSTRWCGYCKKAKRWLKQQGVAFVEKDIERDPEATIALAKKAAEQRMRLGGVPVFEVNGELMGGWSEKGLRRLLERHGYLR, encoded by the coding sequence TTGAGGCGGGGGGCCGCAGGCGCCCCGCGACCGCTCTCCCGCACGGCGGCGCCGATCGCGGCGGGGCTGCTCGCCCTCGCGCTGATGGCCCGGCCGGCCGGCGCGGGCGATGACCCCCTGAAGCCCCTGCAGGCGGCCCTGGAGGCGAAGAACGCCGAGGAGGTCCTCCTCCGCAGCCTGGATCTGGATCCCCTGCCCGCCACGGCGGCGGATCCCCTGGCCGCCGCCGCGCGACTGGCCAACGAGGGCGGGGACGCCCTCCTGGGGATGCAGCTCTGTCAGCGGGCCCTGAAGGTCGCGCCCCGGCACCGGGAGTCGCTGCTCGCCTGCATCGCCTCGGCCCGGAGCCTCGATCAGTTCGACCCGGCCCTGGAATGGATGCGGCAGCTGCGCGAGGCCCACCCGGGGGACTCCGAGGGCCAGCTCTGGGAGCTGCGCCTCCTCGCGGCCGAGGGCGAGTGGGAGGCCTGCGCCGAGGCCGGGCGCGCCTTCGCCCGCTCGGACGCGCCCGCCGCGCCGAAGGCCGAGGCGAAGACCCTCACCGGGCGCTGCGAGCTGCGCCTGGAGGAGAACGCGGCGGCCCGGACCGAGGTCGCCACCCTGATGGCCGCCCTGGCCAAGGCGAGGGCCGAGGCGCCGCGGAGCACCCCCGTGGCGGCGGGGGCCGGGGAGCGGCGGCCGGCCGCGGGCGGGGAGGGCGTGATCGTCTACTCCACCCGCTGGTGCGGCTACTGCAAGAAGGCCAAGCGCTGGCTGAAGCAGCAGGGGGTGGCCTTCGTCGAGAAGGACATCGAGCGGGATCCGGAGGCGACCATCGCCCTGGCGAAGAAGGCCGCCGAGCAGCGGATGCGGCTGGGCGGGGTGCCGGTCTTCGAGGTGAACGGCGAGCTGATGGGCGGCTGGTCCGAGAAGGGCCTGCGGCGCCTCCTCGAGCGCCACGGCTACCTGCGCTGA